A window from Chryseobacterium vaccae encodes these proteins:
- the fabG gene encoding 3-oxoacyl-ACP reductase FabG, with protein sequence MKCAIITGGSRGIGRAVCLKLAEEKNYHILINYASNEAAARETLAKVQELGATGEILKFDVANAEETQNILTAWQDNNPDALVEVIVNNAGITRDGLFMWMKNEDWTSVINTSLNGFFNVTNFFIQKLLRNKYGRVINMVSVSGVKGTAGQTNYSAAKGALVGATKALAQEVAKRNITVNAVAPGFIRTDMTQDFNEEELKAMIPANRFGEAEEVADLVAFLASRKASYITGEVVNINGGIYS encoded by the coding sequence ATGAAATGTGCAATTATAACGGGCGGCTCCAGAGGTATTGGAAGAGCTGTCTGTCTGAAACTGGCAGAAGAAAAAAATTATCATATACTGATTAACTACGCTTCCAATGAAGCTGCAGCAAGAGAAACACTGGCTAAAGTACAGGAACTTGGTGCTACAGGAGAAATTCTTAAGTTCGATGTAGCCAATGCCGAAGAAACTCAAAATATTCTTACAGCATGGCAGGACAATAACCCGGATGCTTTGGTAGAAGTAATAGTCAATAATGCCGGAATTACCAGAGACGGATTGTTCATGTGGATGAAGAATGAAGATTGGACAAGCGTAATCAATACCAGTCTGAACGGGTTCTTCAATGTAACCAACTTTTTTATTCAGAAGCTGCTTCGTAACAAATACGGAAGAGTCATCAATATGGTTTCAGTTTCCGGAGTAAAAGGAACAGCAGGACAAACCAATTATTCTGCTGCAAAAGGAGCTTTGGTAGGAGCCACAAAAGCACTTGCCCAGGAAGTTGCCAAAAGAAATATTACCGTAAATGCAGTGGCTCCGGGATTTATCAGAACAGATATGACCCAGGATTTTAACGAAGAAGAGCTTAAAGCAATGATTCCTGCCAACAGATTTGGCGAAGCGGAAGAAGTTGCCGATCTGGTTGCTTTCTTAGCATCAAGAAAAGCTTCTTATATTACTGGTGAAGTGGTGAATATTAACGGGGGAATTTACTCATAA